A window of Desulfovibrio sp. UIB00 genomic DNA:
CTGCTGGACGATAATAACGAATGCCTGCTGTACCACGCCCGGCCCATTACCTGCCGCGTGTACGGCGTGCCCACGGCCATTGCCGGGCAGGGGCATGTGTGCGGTTTTTCCGCCTTTGAAAAGGGCAAGCCATACCCCACCATCCATATGGACAAGATCCAGAACAGGCTTGAAGACCTGAGCAGGGATGTGGCCACAACCGTGCAGAGCCGCTTTAAAGAACTGCATGATGTGTATGTGCCTTTGTCCATGGCTCTGCTAACCCGCTACGATGAGGCCTATCTGGGTATTGGCCCGGCCAAGAAAGAAGAGGCCTGATCGGGCGTGAAAGGAGTTTGAGATGTACGGCAGCATTCCCGCCACCGTCTTTCGCGATGGAACGCCGCAGCAGCTTTCGGATGAGCAGGAAGGTCTCAAGCGCGAAATTTATGAACGCATGAATCCGCGCCGCCGCAAATTTGTGGACCGCATCGGCTATGAAAACTGGGATCCTTTCCAGAAGCCCAACGAACCGCTTGATATGCGGACAGATGTGTCCAAGCGCACCACGCAGCAGCTGGTCAACGAATTTCTGAAAGACGCGGCCAAAAAAGGGCCGTATGGCAAGGCCTACAGCAAGGGCGCTACCGAATGCGCCCTTGGCGTGGTCAATAAGGACGAAAAGTACATGGGCATTTTTGACTTTTGCCGATGGTACTATGATCTTTTGAAAAAAGAGGGGCACATAGCATGAAAGCTCGCTACGATGACCTGGATGAATACATTGCCGATCTGAAGGCGGAAATCGCCCAGAACGAGCAGTGCGCTACCCATTACTACAATCTTGGTCTGGCCCTGCTGACCAAGCGCGACTTTGTGGCTGCTGAAGAAGCCCTGCTGAACGCGGTGCGCAATTCGCCGCATCTGGCGGAGGCCTACGTGCAGCTTGGCGGCATCTGTCTTGAACGCGGCGACCTTGACGGCTGCCTGCGCTACAACGAAGAAGCCGCCAACTGCCGCGCCAAATTCCCTGTGCCGTGGGGCAACATTGCCTTTGTGCACCTGCAGCGCGGCGAGCCCGACAAGGCCATCACGGCCCTGAACAAAGCCCTCAAGTGGGATCCCAATTTTGTGCAGGCCCGGAATGCGCTTTCCACCGCCTATTATATGAAGGGCGACTTTGCGGCTTGCGAAACAGCCTGCAAGGAAGTGATCAAGCAGCAGCCCGGTTTTGCCCCGGCCTGGAACAATCTGGCGCTGGCGCAGTTTGAAATGGAACAGTACGCCGATGCCGCAGAATCCGCCAAAAAGGCGCAGGCTCTGGGCTTTGAAGTGCCGGAAGGCTTTCTTGAAGAGCTTAAGGCCAAGGGCGTCTAACCCGCACCCCGTATAATGAATGTCCGTCAGGGCCGCTGGAGAAATCTGGCGGTCCTGACTGTTTTTGGGGGGCGCGTATGGTTCAAAGTCAGCACGGCAAAACAAAAAAGCCCACCGGCATATGCCAGCGGGCCTTTGAACGCACAAAAAAATAAGTATCAGGCAGTGTCGCCGTCCGTAAGCTCGCTGCACAGGGCCGCGCCATTGCTCACGCCAGCAAGCGCGATCTGAAAGGCCTCCACGTGTTCGGCGGGCAATCGCAGTTGCAATCTGGCCTCAGCCTGATAGTCTTCACTTTCAAGGCGGGCTTCGTAGGTTGGCAGCATGCGGCGCAGGGCATCAAGGTGTGCGTAGGCAACGGTAAGCTGCAAACTGGTTTCCGGCACACGCTGCCTCACGGGCAGGTCGGCCAGATTTTCGCGCACACTGTCCTGATAGGCCCGCACAAGGCCGCCTGTGCCAAGCTTGACGCCGCCAAACCAGCGGCTCACCACCACGCACAATTCGCCAATGCCGCTGTGCAGCACAATTTGCAGCATGGGCCTGCCAGCCGTGCCGTGGGGTTCTCCATCGTCAGACGAGCCGATCTGCGCCGTGTTTCCCGGCGCGCCAGCGGCATATGCCCAGCAGTTGTGCGTTGCATCGGCGTACTGGCGTCGTACCTGTTCCACAAAGGCCCGCGCTGTTGCCGCATCCGGCGTATGAGCGCACTGGGCAAGAAAGCGACTGCGGCGGATAACGATTTCTGTGCAGTGCGGGTGTTGCGGGGCAACATCAGGCACGGCATAGCGCGTCATTCGTCGTCACCGCATCTTCTACAGGCGGCGCGCTGAGCATCGTTCAGAGGTGGACAGAATTCGCGGATGCAGTCTTTTGCATTGGGGTAGCGCAGGGTCAGCTCTTCCGGCTGGCCCAGGCGCAGGTCTTCCATGTCAAAGCCCGGTGAAACTGTGCAGCCCACAAGCGCAAACTCGCTGCCTGGCGCAGGCGTTGCGCCAAACCAGCAGCCGCCGGGAATGGTAAACTGCACGTGTTGCCCCGCCATAATATTCGGGCCAAGGATCACTTCGCGCGGTTGGCCGTGGGTATCAATGCAGGCAAGGCGCAAGGGGCCGCCAAGGTGGAAATGCCACAGTTCATCCTGCCTGATGCGGTGCAGACGCGAATATTGCCCCTGCTCAAGCAGAAAAAGAATAGCTGTAGATACGGGTCTTGGCCCTATAAAACCACAGGGCATTTCGTCCGCCGTAAGAATTTGCGGAGCTTCGTATGTGCGGTGATAGAACCCCCCTTCGGGGTGGGGCCGCATGCCGAAATGGGATATGATTTCTTGGGCGTTCATAGGTTCCTTTTAGCTTGTCACAGCGTTCTGCGCAACGGTATCAAGGGCTAAAGGCCGGGCCTGCAAAAATAATTTTTTGTAAAAAAATGCTTTACAAGGCTGTGAGAATTCTTTAATCAGGAATTGTTCCTGATAAAAACAACAACTTCATCGAGGAGAATACCCATGAGCACCACACAAGAAAATTTGATGGCGGCCTTTGCCGGAGAATCCCAGGCTAACCGCAAGTACCTTGCCTTTGCTGCCGCTGCCGACAAGGAAGGCATGCATCAGGTTGCAAAGCTGTTCCGCGCTGCTGCGGCTGCTGAAACAGTTCACGCTCATGCCCACCTCAAGAATGCTGGCAAGATCGGCGACACCATGGCCAACCTCAAGTCGGCCATTGAAGGTGAAACCTACGAATTCACCACCATGTACCCCGACATGATCAAGCAGGCTCAGGCCGAAGGCCAGAGCGCAGTTGCCAAGTATTTTGACTTTGCCAACCAGGTGGAAGAAATCCACGCCAAGCTTTACAAAAAAGCTCTGGAAAATCCCGCCGCCCTGCCCGCCACTGATTACTATGTGTGCAAGGTTTGCGGCTATACCCACGAAGGCCCCTGCGACGCGTGTCCTGTGTGCGGCGGCGGTGCGGCTGCTTTCTTCAAGGTCGAAGACTAGCTCTATATGTGCGGCGCATGGGGGCACATTGCGGATAAAATCCGCATGAACGGGCTTGAAACAGGCTGGCAATAGCCTCCCTGCCCGGAGGTCTGGCATGCCTTGATGCGCTCGATATGCGCCGGAGGAAACTGATTTGTTTAGGCAGCAGTTTCCCCGGCGCATATTGCATGAAGAGAGGGGCAGTGTTTCGGCGCTTGTGGAACTGTAAGCGCCAGTACCTTTGAGGGTGGCCTGCAAGGCGCAAAACGCGCCTTTTTGATTTGCAATTTAGCTTGAAAAGGGGCACTATCCGGCTGGTGCGCGGCCCCTCCATTGGCTGGCGTTGCAGCACCCCCTGCGTTGCGGCTTTTTGGGCTTGTGGCGCTGTGTTCGTTCATTACGTCCGCGTGGAGATCGTTGTTATGCGTCTTCTTGTCCGTCTTAGCCTTCTTGTGCTTCTGCTTGCCGTGGGCGGCATGGTCGCCCTGCCGGGCGCTCCCCAGTGCGCCGAAAAAAAGGAAACGTCCAAGGAAGCCCCCAGTAAGTTTGATGCGCTCAAGCGCTTCAGCCAGGTTCTTGATCTGGTGGAGCGTTATTACGTGCGTGATGTGACGCAGGGCGACCTTATCAATGGCGCGGTCAAAGGCATGCTTCAGGGCCTTGACCCGCATTCCACCTTTATGAACGCCGAAGAATACAAAGAAATGCAGGAGACCACCTCCGGCGAATTCTTTGGTATTGGTATAGAAATTTCTATGGAAAACGGCCAGGTTACGGTGGTGACCCCCATTGAGGACACCCCCGCCTACCGGGCCGGGCTCAAGTCTGGCGATATTATACTGTCCATCAACGGGCAGCCCGCGCAGGAACTCTCGTTGCAGGAAGTTGTTTCCCGCATCCGTGGCCCCAAGGGTTCGGAGGTGGAGCTTGCCATCCTGCACAGCGACGCCAAGGCCCCGCAGACTGTCCGCCTTGTGCGCGATGCCATTCCGCTAATCAGCGTGAAGTCCAAGAAGCTCGAGGACGGATATTACTGGATTCGCCTCACGCGTTTTTCTGAGCGCACCACCGAAGAACTGCGCGATGCTCTTAAGGCGGCAGAAAAGGAAACCAAGAATTCCGGCGGCATCAAGGGCATTGTGCTTGACCTGCGCAATAACCCCGGCGGGCTGCTTGATCAGGCTGTGAGTGTTTCTGACACGTTCCTCGACAAGGGCGTCATCGTTTCCATCAAGGGACGGCGTGACAATACTGACCGTGTGTACGAAGCCAAAAAGCAGGGCGATGACATTCATGCGCCTATGGTGGTGCTGATCAACGCTGGTTCCGCCTCCGCTTCTGAAATTGTGGCTGGCGCCCTGCGCGACCAGAAGCGCGCCCTCACAGTGGGTGAGCGTTCATTCGGCAAAGGATCCGTGCAGAACATCATCCCGCTTTCAGACGGCTCCGGCCTCAAGCTTACGGTTGCCCTGTACTACACGCCCAACGGCAGCTCCATTCAGGCCGAAGGCGTTGTGCCTGATGTGGAAGTGCCGTTTGAAGCCCCCCGCACGGACGACAAGGATAACTCCCGCCTTATGGTGCGCGAGCAGGATCTGAACCGTCACATTGAAAACGGCAAGGACAAAAAATCTTCCAAGGCCAAGAACGGCAAGGAAGATGCCGCCGAGCAGCTCGCGCGCGACAACCAGTTGCGCATGGCCCTGCAAATGGTCAAGAGCCTCCCCAAAATGCGGGAAATCAGGAATTAACCCCGTAACCGCGTAAGGCGGGCGGGCAGGAATAAACAGGGTGTTGCCTTTGCGCGACACAAAGTTATCAGACAGCCTTCTGGTCGGGCCCCTGCGGTTCGCCGGAGGGCTGTCTGCATCTGCACAGCTTGCCATGGGCGGTTTGTTGTGGCTTTTATGCAGTCTGGCTGTATCCTGCTGGGTATATTGGCAACTGGAAGCTCCGTCCAAGGAGCAGGAGGCTGCGTCGGGCGGGGTTTTACCCTTTGCTGTTGCCCACAAATCCGCAGGCGCACGAGCCAGTTGGCAGGGTTTTGACAGGGCGCTGGCTCTGGAAAGCGTAGATGCGCTGTTTGCTCGTGCGCTCCCGCTGGCCTTGCCTCAGGCGCAGTGGCAACAGCTCGCTTTGCAAGAAAATTTGCCTGCCGAAACATCGCAATTTCCCGCCGGGGAAAACATTCCTCCCAATTTCACCGCTTCCGCAGAGCAGGCGGCATATGCCAGCGCGGCGGATCTGCGGCAGTTCACCGTCAGCGGCCCGTGCGCGCCACTGCGCCTAGGGCTGGCTCTGCTTCAGGGGCTGCGCGGTCAAAACCCCGTTCTGGAAAGGGCAGGAGTGCGCGCCGAGGTGCGCTGGACATCGCAAGGAACGCTTGAAGTCCTACTCAATCATCTGGTATACTATGTTGTTAGCTTCCCTGGTCGGGAGGGGCAGCTTTCAGATTTGGCACAACCTCTGCCGCCGGAGGCCCTGGCTGTTGTCATTGATGACATGGGCCAGAAGCTTGAATCCGCAGAAGCTCTTTCCTCGCTGTTATTTCCGGTGACTCTGGCCATCTGGCCCAGATCGCCTCATGCGCAGGAAACCGCCGTGCTTGCGGCATCCCGGCGGCTTGATTGCCTGTTGCACCAGCCCATGGAGGCCCTGCCACGGGCCCTGCATGGCAGGCCGGATCCTGGCCCCGGAGCGCTGCTCACCAGTATGAGCGCGCAGGAGGTGCAGACGGTGCTTGAGGAAAATCTGCGGATTTTACCCTCGGTCATTGGCCTCAACAACCATATGGGCTCGGCATTTACTGGTGATATTTCGCTGTGCAGAACGCTGTGCGGCATGCTTGGCGGGCGAGGGCTCGCCGTGCTCGACAGTGTGACGCGCCCAGACCCCCAGCTGGCACTTGCAGCCAGAGAGGCGGGGCTGGTCGGCCTTGCACGTGATGTTTTTCTGGATACGCGCCGCGACACTGCGGCCATTCTGTCTGCGCTTGACGCGGCGGCAGCCCGCGCCCGCGCTCAAGGCATGGCTGTGGCCATTGGTCATCCTTATCCTGAAACCCTGCGCGCCTTGCGCGACTGGCAGGACAAGGATGGCGTGGCGGTGGTGCCCTTGCGGCGCATACTCTGGAAACTGGCCCAGGACGGAGCCGCCGTTGCGGCGCGTTCTTATTCTGCTAACAACAACATGGAAAAGGAGTAAGCATGCAATCCACTTTCGCCATTATCAAGCCTGACGCAGTTTCGCGCAATCTGACCGGGGAAATTCTGGCTGCCATGGAAGCTTCCGGCCTCAAAATTGTGGCTCTCAAGCGCTTGCGCCTTTCCAAGGCCCAGGCTGCGGGCTTTTATGCCGTCCACAGCGAGCGCCCTTTTTTTGATAGCCTGACGGACTACATGTCTTCCGGTCCGGTGGTTTGCGTTGTTTTGCGCGGCGAAGACGCGGTGCCCCGCTGGCGCGCCCTCATGGGGGCCACCAATCCGGCTCAGGCAGAGCCCGGCACCCTGCGTCACAAGTATGGCCAAAGCCTGGAAGCCAATGCTGTTCACGGCTCGGACGCCGCTGAAACTGCGGCTTTTGAAATAGGCTACTTCTTCAGCGGCCTGGAAATCACGGAGTAATATCATGGCGCTCAAAATCGGCTGTGTCGGATGCGGCAACATGGGCGGGGCCATCATGGCCGGGCTTGCCCGCAAGGGCGGCTACGAACTGTGCGGTTTCAACAGAACCGCTTCACGCATGCGCCCGCTTGAAGAGCTTGGCGTGCGTGTGATGGAAAGCCCCCAGGCCGTGGCGCAGGCCGCCGATGTGCTGGTACTGGGCGTTAAACCCTATCAGGCGGCAGAGGTGCTTGCACAGATGCGCCCAGAGCTGACAGCCGGGAAAACCCTGGTTTCCGTAGCAGCTGGCGTGAGCCTCCAGCGCCTCGCCGAGGCAGTTGAAGGGCGTTGCCCAGTGGTGCGCTGCATGCCCAATACCCCGGCCCTTGTGGGTATGGGCGTGTTCGCCCTCTGCTTTGACGATCCTGACCTGCCCGAAACCAGCAAGGCCGACATTCAGGCTTTGTTCAGCGCGTTGGGCGTGTGCGTGGAACTGCCGGAAAGCAAGTTCACGGCGTTCACAGCCCTTATCGGGGCCGGGCCTGCCTATGTGTTTGCCATGATGCAGGGGCTGGTGCAGGCCGGTGTTACCCTTGGTTTTCAGCACAAGGAATCGCGCGAGATGCTCACGGCCCTTTTTGGCGGATGCGCCAAAATGGTCGAGCAGAGCTCCTCGCCCATCATGCAGTTGCGTGACGAGGTCTGCTCCCCCGGCGGGGTGACTATAGCGGGC
This region includes:
- a CDS encoding tetratricopeptide repeat protein, with protein sequence MKARYDDLDEYIADLKAEIAQNEQCATHYYNLGLALLTKRDFVAAEEALLNAVRNSPHLAEAYVQLGGICLERGDLDGCLRYNEEAANCRAKFPVPWGNIAFVHLQRGEPDKAITALNKALKWDPNFVQARNALSTAYYMKGDFAACETACKEVIKQQPGFAPAWNNLALAQFEMEQYADAAESAKKAQALGFEVPEGFLEELKAKGV
- a CDS encoding YigZ family protein is translated as MTRYAVPDVAPQHPHCTEIVIRRSRFLAQCAHTPDAATARAFVEQVRRQYADATHNCWAYAAGAPGNTAQIGSSDDGEPHGTAGRPMLQIVLHSGIGELCVVVSRWFGGVKLGTGGLVRAYQDSVRENLADLPVRQRVPETSLQLTVAYAHLDALRRMLPTYEARLESEDYQAEARLQLRLPAEHVEAFQIALAGVSNGAALCSELTDGDTA
- a CDS encoding cupin domain-containing protein, which encodes MNAQEIISHFGMRPHPEGGFYHRTYEAPQILTADEMPCGFIGPRPVSTAILFLLEQGQYSRLHRIRQDELWHFHLGGPLRLACIDTHGQPREVILGPNIMAGQHVQFTIPGGCWFGATPAPGSEFALVGCTVSPGFDMEDLRLGQPEELTLRYPNAKDCIREFCPPLNDAQRAACRRCGDDE
- a CDS encoding rubrerythrin family protein encodes the protein MSTTQENLMAAFAGESQANRKYLAFAAAADKEGMHQVAKLFRAAAAAETVHAHAHLKNAGKIGDTMANLKSAIEGETYEFTTMYPDMIKQAQAEGQSAVAKYFDFANQVEEIHAKLYKKALENPAALPATDYYVCKVCGYTHEGPCDACPVCGGGAAAFFKVED
- a CDS encoding S41 family peptidase, whose amino-acid sequence is MRLLVRLSLLVLLLAVGGMVALPGAPQCAEKKETSKEAPSKFDALKRFSQVLDLVERYYVRDVTQGDLINGAVKGMLQGLDPHSTFMNAEEYKEMQETTSGEFFGIGIEISMENGQVTVVTPIEDTPAYRAGLKSGDIILSINGQPAQELSLQEVVSRIRGPKGSEVELAILHSDAKAPQTVRLVRDAIPLISVKSKKLEDGYYWIRLTRFSERTTEELRDALKAAEKETKNSGGIKGIVLDLRNNPGGLLDQAVSVSDTFLDKGVIVSIKGRRDNTDRVYEAKKQGDDIHAPMVVLINAGSASASEIVAGALRDQKRALTVGERSFGKGSVQNIIPLSDGSGLKLTVALYYTPNGSSIQAEGVVPDVEVPFEAPRTDDKDNSRLMVREQDLNRHIENGKDKKSSKAKNGKEDAAEQLARDNQLRMALQMVKSLPKMREIRN
- a CDS encoding divergent polysaccharide deacetylase family protein, with protein sequence MGGLLWLLCSLAVSCWVYWQLEAPSKEQEAASGGVLPFAVAHKSAGARASWQGFDRALALESVDALFARALPLALPQAQWQQLALQENLPAETSQFPAGENIPPNFTASAEQAAYASAADLRQFTVSGPCAPLRLGLALLQGLRGQNPVLERAGVRAEVRWTSQGTLEVLLNHLVYYVVSFPGREGQLSDLAQPLPPEALAVVIDDMGQKLESAEALSSLLFPVTLAIWPRSPHAQETAVLAASRRLDCLLHQPMEALPRALHGRPDPGPGALLTSMSAQEVQTVLEENLRILPSVIGLNNHMGSAFTGDISLCRTLCGMLGGRGLAVLDSVTRPDPQLALAAREAGLVGLARDVFLDTRRDTAAILSALDAAAARARAQGMAVAIGHPYPETLRALRDWQDKDGVAVVPLRRILWKLAQDGAAVAARSYSANNNMEKE
- the ndk gene encoding nucleoside-diphosphate kinase, encoding MQSTFAIIKPDAVSRNLTGEILAAMEASGLKIVALKRLRLSKAQAAGFYAVHSERPFFDSLTDYMSSGPVVCVVLRGEDAVPRWRALMGATNPAQAEPGTLRHKYGQSLEANAVHGSDAAETAAFEIGYFFSGLEITE
- the proC gene encoding pyrroline-5-carboxylate reductase is translated as MALKIGCVGCGNMGGAIMAGLARKGGYELCGFNRTASRMRPLEELGVRVMESPQAVAQAADVLVLGVKPYQAAEVLAQMRPELTAGKTLVSVAAGVSLQRLAEAVEGRCPVVRCMPNTPALVGMGVFALCFDDPDLPETSKADIQALFSALGVCVELPESKFTAFTALIGAGPAYVFAMMQGLVQAGVTLGFQHKESREMLTALFGGCAKMVEQSSSPIMQLRDEVCSPGGVTIAGVNVLDRAGLAGLLVESVLAANARGKEMEN